A stretch of the Paenibacillus dendritiformis genome encodes the following:
- a CDS encoding family 10 glycosylhydrolase: MNRRRHSFHGRAMVALTVALILLLGTGLSRVGSASPFVHAEEADGAEPIVLEEFEDLTNLRASHAQANSVELSLISRPETIYYGHHAVKLSYDFIGQPNTSAAYVNFYNPDGTRGRAVPGQPRKLGVWVYGNQNNNWLRAAVADGSGKALPALDFTTSSGFHWQGWKYVTADVPQHIQWPLKLNQIYMAATKSENKNSGAIYFDRLSAIYSSSPIHHLDITGLPPHMQAGSSQAVQVVATRTGSTAPERIESGVQLASSDETVAAVTRATYDSIAAVGAGTAIITAEYGDAPPVRLTLTVTEDAPKLERIEVSGPQKMVRTATGALKAYAVYAGLGAPVEMAGGASFASSRPEVVSVDDSGGLEAHAIGSAAITVTSVTYRNISAIHQIEVTEPVPELESIQLRGLSAVAIGGSFEAEVYGTYSWVEEPVKIAEGVKYASSNPEVAPIDENGKVTGIKVGGTRIMATYEGKTSSVYVVVNKPAGIPKAEMRAAWIATVENIDWPAKGTTGAEEQKQQYRKLLDELQAAGMNAVIMQIKPTADAFYPSEYGPWSEWLTGVQGKDPGYDPLAFMLEETHKRNMEFHAWFNPYRVSMKNDIERLVEDHPARKHPDWVLSFGGKLYFDPGNPEARQFITDSVMEVVKKYDIDAVHFDDYFYPYPIEGTEFPDDVSYAKYGAGFPDRAAWRRDNVNQFIRGVSEAIKREKSYVKFGISPFGIWKNKSKDPEGSDTNGLSSYEALNADSKKWVEEEWIDYITPQIYWYMGYSPAAYDTLIAWWSGVTAGKNVHLYSGQAIYRIGQGDGWMDPEEMPNQVNFNRNFAEVSGSMYFSAQWFAANPLGFTDRLRSDLYRYPALVPAMPWLDAQAPAAPSGVSARNASGGVELKWKTASDETYYAVYRFEGKTAGSIADPSHLLGTIRKKSGHAMQAYADRTAAKGQQYTYVVTAVDRLHNESAASEAVTLTAAEPGAPNPAPLDPPSSSGGSSSSPAPAPSKPSTPSTPTVPAVPPVEPAVPVFPDLAPAAWAQEAIQQLAALGIVKGDADGKFRPLKPVTRAEFAAMLVRAFDLQDDGTPLNWSDVKETDWHYTVIAAAKQAGLVQGAGKDRFEPNRPITRQEMAVMAAKALAAFTSTPAATDAEPVLARFKDRKAIASYAAKAVAALAQAGIVKGMGSGLFHPKGEANRAQAAIIVWNIVQKK; this comes from the coding sequence ATGAACAGGAGACGGCATTCATTTCACGGCAGGGCGATGGTGGCTCTTACGGTGGCGCTGATTCTTTTGCTGGGGACGGGACTGTCCAGAGTTGGAAGCGCTTCACCGTTTGTCCATGCGGAAGAAGCGGACGGCGCAGAGCCGATTGTGCTGGAGGAATTCGAGGATCTGACGAACCTGCGAGCCAGCCATGCGCAAGCCAATTCCGTCGAATTGAGCCTGATCAGCCGGCCGGAGACCATCTATTACGGTCATCATGCGGTGAAGCTGAGCTATGACTTTATCGGACAACCGAACACATCGGCAGCGTATGTGAACTTCTATAATCCGGATGGCACGAGGGGGAGGGCAGTCCCGGGCCAGCCCCGGAAATTAGGCGTGTGGGTATATGGAAATCAAAACAATAACTGGCTGCGCGCCGCGGTGGCGGATGGAAGCGGCAAGGCTTTGCCCGCGCTCGATTTTACGACGTCATCGGGATTCCATTGGCAGGGGTGGAAATATGTCACCGCAGACGTTCCGCAACATATACAATGGCCTCTCAAGCTGAACCAGATCTATATGGCCGCGACAAAATCGGAAAACAAAAACAGCGGAGCCATCTATTTCGACCGGCTGTCCGCTATCTATTCAAGCTCCCCGATTCATCACTTGGATATCACCGGATTGCCGCCGCACATGCAAGCCGGAAGCAGCCAGGCGGTTCAAGTGGTTGCGACGCGCACCGGCAGCACGGCTCCCGAACGGATCGAGAGCGGCGTCCAACTGGCCAGCAGCGACGAGACTGTCGCTGCCGTGACGCGGGCGACGTATGATTCGATCGCGGCCGTCGGCGCCGGAACGGCCATTATTACGGCCGAATACGGCGATGCGCCCCCGGTCCGGTTGACGCTGACCGTGACGGAGGATGCGCCGAAGCTGGAGCGGATTGAGGTGTCCGGCCCGCAGAAGATGGTGCGGACGGCGACCGGTGCTTTAAAGGCGTATGCGGTCTATGCGGGACTTGGGGCGCCGGTGGAAATGGCGGGCGGCGCCAGCTTCGCCAGCAGTAGGCCGGAAGTGGTGAGCGTCGATGACAGCGGCGGGCTTGAAGCGCATGCGATAGGCTCGGCGGCGATCACGGTCACGTCCGTGACCTACCGCAACATCTCGGCGATTCATCAGATTGAGGTGACCGAACCGGTACCCGAGCTGGAGAGCATCCAATTGCGGGGCTTGAGCGCGGTCGCGATAGGCGGCTCGTTCGAGGCGGAGGTGTACGGCACCTATTCGTGGGTGGAAGAGCCGGTGAAAATTGCGGAAGGCGTAAAGTATGCGAGCAGCAATCCGGAGGTCGCCCCGATCGATGAGAACGGGAAAGTGACCGGAATCAAGGTAGGTGGAACGCGAATTATGGCAACGTATGAGGGCAAGACCAGCTCCGTGTATGTTGTAGTCAATAAGCCGGCTGGTATTCCGAAGGCGGAGATGAGAGCGGCGTGGATCGCGACGGTGGAAAATATCGATTGGCCGGCGAAGGGCACGACCGGCGCAGAGGAGCAGAAGCAGCAGTACCGGAAGCTGCTCGACGAGCTGCAGGCCGCGGGAATGAACGCGGTCATTATGCAGATTAAGCCGACGGCGGATGCCTTCTACCCGTCGGAGTACGGCCCATGGTCGGAGTGGCTGACGGGCGTGCAAGGAAAGGATCCGGGATATGATCCGCTCGCCTTTATGCTGGAGGAGACCCATAAGCGAAATATGGAATTCCATGCCTGGTTCAATCCGTATCGCGTCAGCATGAAGAACGATATCGAGCGGCTGGTGGAGGATCATCCGGCGCGCAAGCACCCGGACTGGGTTCTCTCGTTCGGGGGCAAGCTGTATTTCGATCCGGGCAATCCGGAGGCGCGGCAATTTATCACGGACAGCGTCATGGAGGTGGTGAAAAAGTACGACATCGATGCCGTCCACTTCGATGATTACTTTTACCCGTATCCGATCGAAGGCACCGAGTTCCCGGATGATGTATCGTATGCGAAGTACGGCGCGGGCTTCCCGGATCGGGCCGCCTGGCGCCGGGACAATGTGAACCAGTTCATTCGCGGCGTAAGCGAGGCGATCAAGCGGGAGAAGAGCTACGTCAAATTCGGGATCAGCCCGTTCGGCATCTGGAAGAACAAGAGCAAGGATCCGGAAGGCTCCGACACAAACGGCTTAAGCAGCTATGAAGCGCTCAACGCCGACTCGAAAAAATGGGTGGAGGAGGAATGGATCGATTACATTACGCCTCAGATTTATTGGTATATGGGCTATTCTCCGGCCGCCTATGACACCTTGATTGCCTGGTGGAGCGGGGTGACAGCCGGCAAGAACGTGCATCTGTACAGCGGCCAGGCGATCTACCGCATCGGACAGGGAGACGGGTGGATGGATCCGGAGGAAATGCCGAACCAGGTGAATTTCAACCGCAATTTCGCGGAAGTGTCGGGCAGCATGTATTTCAGCGCCCAATGGTTCGCTGCGAATCCGCTAGGCTTCACTGATCGGCTGCGCAGCGATCTGTACCGGTACCCGGCACTCGTGCCGGCGATGCCTTGGCTTGATGCGCAGGCTCCGGCGGCGCCCTCCGGGGTATCGGCCCGCAACGCGAGCGGGGGCGTCGAGCTGAAGTGGAAGACGGCGAGCGATGAGACGTACTATGCCGTCTACCGGTTCGAGGGCAAGACCGCGGGCAGCATCGCGGACCCGTCGCATCTGCTAGGCACGATCCGCAAGAAGTCCGGGCATGCGATGCAGGCTTACGCGGATCGCACGGCAGCGAAAGGACAGCAATACACCTATGTGGTGACCGCTGTCGATCGGCTTCATAACGAGAGCGCTGCCAGCGAAGCGGTCACCTTGACGGCTGCGGAACCGGGCGCTCCGAATCCGGCGCCGCTCGATCCGCCGTCATCGTCCGGCGGCTCCTCCTCGTCTCCGGCGCCAGCGCCTTCCAAGCCATCGACGCCATCGACGCCGACAGTGCCGGCAGTGCCGCCGGTGGAACCGGCCGTTCCGGTCTTCCCGGATCTCGCTCCGGCGGCCTGGGCGCAGGAGGCGATTCAGCAATTGGCGGCGCTCGGCATCGTCAAGGGGGATGCGGACGGCAAGTTCCGGCCGCTGAAGCCGGTGACGCGCGCCGAGTTCGCGGCGATGCTCGTCCGTGCCTTCGATCTGCAGGATGACGGTACGCCGCTCAACTGGAGCGATGTGAAGGAGACGGATTGGCACTATACCGTCATCGCGGCGGCGAAGCAGGCCGGGCTGGTGCAGGGCGCGGGCAAGGACAGATTCGAGCCGAACCGGCCCATCACCCGCCAGGAGATGGCGGTGATGGCGGCGAAGGCGCTTGCCGCCTTCACGAGCACGCCGGCGGCCACGGACGCGGAGCCGGTATTGGCCCGGTTCAAGGACCGTAAAGCAATCGCTTCCTATGCCGCGAAGGCGGTTGCGGCGCTGGCACAGGCAGGCATCGTGAAGGGAATGGGCAGCGGCCTGTTCCATCCGAAGGGCGAGGCGAACCGGGCGCAGGCCGCCATCATCGTCTGGAATATCGTGCAGAAGAAGTAA
- a CDS encoding S41 family peptidase has product MNKSWLIPAAVLLLLLGLAACDAKEAPSGTGGSISVQAEPKQAENPPPADGGGKILEPGKLTLTEEQKREDFEAMVRIVKDNYPFLQVNQRVHHVDWLKNADRYEQFVLQATTDDEFRDRMNTVLRDLNNGHTSFLDKSFYAYMKRLYRDMKEREQWHRQLSQPHAEARYFADGEDMDSALSPSSAASPVTGILKEGKLAYLSIPSLPHERVEEDNAMLAPFLEKIRSYDALIIDIRGNGGGSTSYWGMLVPQLMKEPLTSVSYFLFRKGELAQQYAHSAYSPEQLLPVAQLKEELGAVQLPPEIETDFQNYIKNEITFSPEAGKEYRGRIYLLVDGGVYSSAEAWAVFAKSTGWATLVGERTGGDGIGIDPMIATLPQSGFAFRMPSVMGLTSSGVINEERKTEPDIEVSAVKTGNLWGDPAVHAVILEEKKHSGREGE; this is encoded by the coding sequence ATGAATAAAAGCTGGCTCATACCGGCGGCGGTCCTGCTCCTTCTGCTCGGACTGGCTGCCTGCGATGCGAAGGAAGCGCCAAGCGGGACAGGCGGCAGCATTTCCGTTCAGGCGGAGCCGAAGCAGGCCGAGAATCCCCCGCCAGCCGATGGAGGGGGGAAGATTTTGGAGCCGGGCAAGCTGACGTTGACGGAGGAACAGAAGCGCGAGGATTTCGAAGCGATGGTGCGCATCGTCAAGGACAACTACCCGTTCCTCCAGGTCAATCAGCGCGTCCATCATGTCGACTGGCTGAAGAACGCGGATCGCTATGAGCAGTTTGTGCTGCAGGCGACCACCGATGATGAGTTCAGAGACAGGATGAATACGGTGCTGCGCGATTTGAACAATGGGCACACGTCCTTTTTGGATAAATCATTCTATGCATACATGAAGCGGCTATATCGTGATATGAAAGAAAGAGAGCAGTGGCATCGGCAGTTGAGCCAGCCGCATGCGGAAGCGCGGTATTTCGCGGACGGGGAGGACATGGACTCGGCTTTGTCCCCAAGCTCCGCAGCTTCGCCCGTGACTGGAATCCTGAAGGAAGGCAAGCTGGCGTATCTGTCTATTCCAAGCCTGCCTCATGAACGGGTCGAAGAGGATAACGCGATGCTTGCGCCTTTTCTGGAGAAGATTCGAAGCTATGACGCGCTCATTATCGATATCCGGGGCAATGGCGGCGGATCGACCTCCTATTGGGGCATGCTCGTGCCGCAGCTCATGAAGGAGCCTCTGACTTCGGTAAGTTATTTCCTTTTCCGCAAGGGAGAGCTGGCCCAGCAGTACGCCCATTCGGCTTATTCACCGGAGCAGCTGCTTCCTGTCGCTCAACTGAAGGAAGAATTGGGAGCGGTCCAGTTGCCGCCGGAGATCGAGACGGATTTCCAAAATTATATTAAAAACGAAATCACGTTTTCCCCTGAAGCGGGCAAGGAATACCGCGGACGCATTTATTTGCTCGTCGACGGGGGCGTATACTCGTCAGCGGAAGCGTGGGCGGTGTTCGCCAAGAGCACGGGCTGGGCAACCTTGGTGGGGGAACGGACTGGCGGGGATGGAATCGGAATCGATCCGATGATTGCTACCTTGCCCCAGAGCGGCTTCGCCTTCCGCATGCCTAGTGTCATGGGCCTAACCTCGTCGGGAGTCATTAATGAAGAGCGGAAGACGGAGCCCGATATTGAAGTCAGTGCCGTCAAGACCGGGAATCTGTGGGGCGATCCGGCAGTGCACGCCGTGATTCTGGAGGAGAAGAAGCACAGCGGCCGCGAAGGTGAATAG
- the hflX gene encoding GTPase HflX, whose protein sequence is MEQLTIQPQKAVLAGVNLNHQPDFDYSMEELANLAAACGVEVVGVVTQNLSKLNTSHYIGTGKLQDVTIMLNQHEADMVIFNDELSPSQLRNLEKDLDCKVVDRTLLILDIFGERAKTKEAQLQVEVAELQYMLPRLVGLRESLGRQSGGVGTRNKGAGEKKLELDRRRIEERITALNKELEALVAHRQTQRKKRKKTELPVVSLVGYTNAGKSTVMNTLVELFTDAKDKFVFEKDMLFATLDTSVRSIDLEDNKTFLLTDTVGFVSKLPHHLVKAFRSTLEEVKEADLLVHVVDFSNPEYEQHIRITNETLKSIGLEEIPMIYAYNKIDLKEGAIPESQDSIIYMAAKRKQGIDKLIAAIRAHVFKDYVKCEMLIPYDQGQHVSYLNEHANVLATEYEELGTKLTLECRQSDYQKFAQYVCEAQA, encoded by the coding sequence ATGGAACAACTTACGATACAGCCGCAAAAAGCGGTGTTGGCCGGCGTAAATCTGAATCATCAGCCGGATTTCGACTATTCGATGGAGGAGCTGGCGAATCTGGCCGCGGCCTGCGGCGTGGAGGTCGTCGGCGTCGTGACGCAGAACCTGAGCAAGCTCAACACGTCGCATTATATCGGCACCGGCAAGCTGCAGGATGTGACGATTATGCTGAATCAGCATGAGGCGGATATGGTTATTTTCAATGATGAGCTGTCTCCTTCGCAGCTTCGCAACCTGGAAAAGGATCTCGACTGCAAGGTCGTCGATCGCACGCTGCTGATCCTCGATATTTTCGGCGAGCGGGCCAAGACGAAGGAGGCGCAGCTTCAGGTAGAGGTGGCGGAACTGCAATATATGCTTCCCCGTCTGGTCGGTCTCCGCGAATCGCTGGGCCGCCAGAGCGGCGGGGTCGGCACGAGGAATAAAGGGGCGGGGGAGAAAAAGCTGGAGCTGGATCGCCGCCGGATTGAGGAGCGGATTACGGCTCTGAACAAGGAGCTGGAGGCCTTGGTCGCCCACCGCCAGACCCAGCGGAAGAAGCGGAAGAAAACCGAGCTTCCGGTCGTGTCGCTCGTCGGTTATACGAATGCGGGCAAGTCCACGGTGATGAACACGCTGGTGGAGCTGTTCACGGATGCGAAGGACAAATTCGTCTTCGAGAAGGATATGCTCTTCGCAACGCTGGATACGTCCGTCCGCAGCATCGATCTGGAGGATAACAAGACGTTCCTGCTGACCGATACGGTCGGCTTCGTCAGCAAGCTGCCGCATCATCTGGTCAAGGCGTTCCGCTCGACGCTGGAGGAAGTGAAAGAGGCGGACCTGCTGGTTCATGTCGTCGACTTCTCCAATCCGGAGTATGAGCAGCACATCCGCATCACGAACGAGACGCTGAAGTCGATCGGGCTCGAAGAGATTCCGATGATCTATGCGTATAACAAGATCGACCTGAAGGAAGGCGCCATTCCCGAATCGCAGGATTCGATTATCTACATGGCCGCCAAGCGCAAGCAGGGCATCGATAAGCTGATCGCAGCCATCCGCGCCCATGTGTTCAAGGATTATGTGAAATGCGAAATGCTCATCCCGTATGATCAGGGCCAGCATGTGTCCTACTTGAATGAGCATGCGAACGTCCTCGCGACCGAATACGAGGAGTTGGGGACGAAGCTGACGCTGGAATGCCGTCAGAGCGATTATCAGAAATTTGCGCAGTATGTGTGCGAGGCCCAGGCCTAA
- a CDS encoding AraC family transcriptional regulator: MDTTDAKETNFYESDIFDISRERKVRSSMPSRHYHDAYEIFYLVSGELSYFVGDKTYHLVSGMLLFINVNEIHKLVNSSGAAFERITLQFKREFIADLLPKQESFDVFSAFQADTHLLRLDGSEQSMVEGLFDRMVHESLRQPPGYAYYVKILLIELLIYLKRKADSGQNQPAASPQQVHPKIIAVVNFINENYSRRITLDSISRRFYISPSYFCKMFKDSTGFTLVEYVNNVRIKEARLLLQDTDAKMGEIAERVGFESLTHFGRIFKELTGCTPLKYRLMQRSNRT, encoded by the coding sequence GTGGATACGACCGACGCCAAAGAGACGAATTTCTACGAATCGGATATCTTCGACATTAGCCGCGAACGGAAAGTCCGCTCCAGCATGCCTTCGCGCCATTACCATGACGCCTATGAGATTTTCTATCTTGTCTCGGGCGAATTATCGTACTTCGTCGGGGATAAGACCTACCATCTCGTGAGCGGCATGCTGCTATTCATCAACGTCAACGAGATTCATAAGCTGGTCAATTCGAGCGGCGCGGCCTTCGAGCGCATCACGCTCCAGTTCAAGCGGGAATTTATCGCCGACCTGCTCCCGAAGCAAGAGAGTTTCGACGTGTTCTCCGCCTTCCAAGCCGATACGCATCTGCTCCGTCTGGACGGCAGCGAGCAGAGCATGGTAGAGGGATTGTTCGACCGGATGGTGCACGAATCGCTGCGCCAGCCCCCGGGCTATGCGTATTATGTCAAAATATTGCTCATTGAGCTGCTCATCTATTTGAAGCGCAAAGCAGACAGCGGCCAAAACCAGCCAGCAGCCAGCCCGCAGCAGGTTCATCCCAAAATCATCGCCGTCGTCAACTTCATCAACGAGAACTACAGCCGGCGCATTACGCTGGATTCCATCTCCCGGCGGTTTTATATCAGTCCCTCTTATTTCTGCAAAATGTTCAAAGACAGCACCGGCTTTACGCTGGTCGAATACGTGAATAATGTCCGCATCAAGGAAGCGCGCCTCCTGCTGCAGGATACCGATGCCAAGATGGGAGAGATCGCGGAACGGGTCGGCTTTGAGAGCCTGACCCATTTCGGACGCATTTTCAAGGAGTTGACAGGCTGTACGCCCTTAAAATACCGCCTTATGCAGCGTTCGAACCGGACCTGA